A stretch of the Aegilops tauschii subsp. strangulata cultivar AL8/78 chromosome 4, Aet v6.0, whole genome shotgun sequence genome encodes the following:
- the LOC109735158 gene encoding protein STRUBBELIG-RECEPTOR FAMILY 6: MGTRRRGGGMPGAASLLLLACCCSVWPRAQILVAATTDATDLTALNTLFTSLNSPGQLKGWQVNGGDPCGESWQGITCSGSSVTAIKLPSLGLSGNLGYNMNTMSSLVEIDMSQNSLGGGQAIQYNLPTAKLERLNLAGNQFGGELPYSIFSMNNLKYLNLNHNQLQGKMTDVFSNLGSLTTVDLSFNSLTGDLPEGLSSLSSVKTLYLQNNQLTGSINVLADLPLSDLNVANNRFTGWIPSQLKKINSLQTDGNSWTTGPAPPPPPFTAPPSNRRKSPAKKDNGSSSSDGKSGISGGAVAGIVISLLVVGAIIAFFVIKRKRKSKREEHFEQHQPFTSFPSNEVKDTKPFEESTTIDVDSLASPASVGLKPPAKIERNKSFDDDDDFSSKPVARKSSTKPIKAVVYSVADLQIATDSFSMDNLVGEGTFGRVYRSQFNDGKVLAVKKLDCTVIPFQSSEDFVELVSNISILHHPNLNELVGYCMEHGQHLLVYDFHRNGSLHDLLHLSDEYSKPLSWNSRIKIALGSARALEYLHEVCSPSVVHKNFKSSNILLDSEYNPHVSDAGLASFIPDAEFQTAEQSAGCTAPEVDMTGQYTMKSDVYSFGVVMLELLTGRKPFESSKPRSEQSLVRWASPQLHDIDALDRMVDPALKGLYPAKSLSRFADVLALCVQAEPEFRPPMSEVVQALVRLVQRANMTKKMLDGDASRRGDDQDQDFI; the protein is encoded by the exons AtggggacgaggaggaggggtgGCGGAATGCCGGGCGCGGCGTCGCTGCTGCTCCTGGCCTGCTGCTGCTCCGTCTGGCCCCGGGCGCAAATCTTGGTCGCCGCCACCACCGACGCCACTGACC TTACTGCTCTCAACACGCTCTTCACTAGCTTGAATTCTCCTGGGCAGCTCAAAGGCTGGCAAGTGAACGGCGGTGACCCTTGCGGGGAATCGTGGCAGGGCATCACTTGCTCAGGATCGTCGGTTACAGCAAT caaactgccaagcttggggctGTCCGGGAATTTGGGCTACAATATGAATACCATGAGTTCATTGGTCGAGAT TGATATGAGCCAAAACAGCCTTGGTGGTGGACAAGCGATACAGTACAATCTCCCCACAGCTAAGCTTGAGAGGCT CAATCTCGCAGGAAACCAGTTTGGTGGAGAGTTGCCCTACTCGATTTTCTCGATGAATAATCTTAAGTATTT AAATCTTAACCATAACCAGTTACAAGGAAAAATGACCGACGTATTTTCCAACCTTGGTAGCTTGACAACAGT GGATCTCTCCTTTAATTCTCTTACTGGTGACCTACCAGAAGGTTTAAGTTCACTGTCAAGTGTTAAGACTCT ATATTTGCAGAACAATCAGTTGACCGGTTCTATCAATGTCCTAGCTGATCTTCCCCTTTCTGATCT GAATGTTGCAAATAACCGCTTCACTGGTTGGATTCCTAGTCAGCTTAAGAAGATAAATAGTCTACA gactgatggtaattctTGGACTACGGGACCAGCTCCACCGCCACCGCCATTTACAGCTCCACCTTCAAACCGTCGGAAGAGCCCAGCTAAAAAAGACAATGGTTCATCATCTTCTGATGGAAAGTCTGGAATAAGTGGCGGAGCTGTAGCGGGCATTGTCATATCTTTGCTGGTCGTCGGAGCAATTATTGCATTTTTTGTGATAAAAAGGAAGCGCAAATCTAAAAGGGAAGAGCACTTTGAACAGCACCAGCCATTCACTTCATTCCCTTCAAACGAAGTTAAAG ACACGAAGCCTTTTGAAGAGTCAACCACAATAGATGTGGACTCTTTGGCTTCCCCTGCTTCAGTTGGTCTGAAGCCACCTGCCAAGATTGAACGCAACAAGTCAttcgatgatgatgatgacttcTCAAGCAAACCCGTCGCAAGGAAAAGCAGTACAAAACCTATAAAGGCAGTTGTTTATTCAGTTGCAGATCTACAAATAGCAACAGATAGCTTCAGCATGGACAACCTTGTTGGAGAGGGTACTTTTGGACGTGTCTACAGGTCACAGTTCAACGATGGAAAG GTTTTGGCCGTGAAGAAACTAGATTGTACTGTAATACCATTCCAATCATCTGAAGACTTTGTTGAACTGGTCTCAAACATTTCGATTCTGCACCATCCGAATCTCAATGAGCTTGTGGGCTATTGCATGGAACATGGACAACACTTGCTTGTGTATGATTTCCACAGGAACGGATCACTTCATGATCTACTTCATCTTTCAGACGAATACAGCAAGCCACTTAGCTGGAACTCCCGCATTAAGATCGCACTAGGCTCTGCCCGTGCACTGGA GTATCTTCATGAAGTATGTTCTCCATCCGTCGTTCACAAGAATTTCAAGTCATCCAACATTCTGCTCGACTCAGAATACAACCCACACGTTTCAGATGCTGGACTTGCAAGCTTTATTCCTGATGCTGAGTTCCAG ACAGCAGAACAGAGTGCCGGGTGCACTGCCCCAGAGGTGGACATGACTGGCCAGTACACAATGAAGAGCGATGTCTACAGCTTTGGGGTCGTCATGCTAGAGCTTTTGACGGGACGCAAACCATTCGAAAG CTCCAAGCCTAGGTCAGAGCAGTCACTCGTGCGGTGGGCGTCTCCCCAGCTCCATGACATCGATGCGTTGGACAGGATGGTGGATCCTGCGCTCAAGGGCCTGTACCCTGCCAAGTCTCTGTCCCGATTCGCTGACGTGCTCGCCTTGTGTGTCCAG GCTGAGCCAGAATTCAGGCCACCGATGTCGGAGGTGGTGCAGGCGTTGGTCCGTCTCGTGCAGAGGGCCAACATGACGAAGAAGATGCTCGACGGCGATGCTTCCCGCCGAGGCGATGACCAGGACCAGGATTTCATATGA